A single genomic interval of Anopheles marshallii chromosome 2, idAnoMarsDA_429_01, whole genome shotgun sequence harbors:
- the LOC128709811 gene encoding membrane alanyl aminopeptidase-like codes for MTLAEKLALVAIVTYACVVTSRASPLEPERYFLVEAEPRAQQEDFRLNDDVWPSHYDVEIKPYLEPEGNKAQFTFDGSAKVTVTTQKQDVMQIKLHKSRMEISAWSITRKSDNADIPRQQEMYDAETEILTLPLSTALQANAEYVLSFTYVGNMDDDMHGFYRSYYWSNGEKVWMGSTQFQQTHARRAFPCFDEPKFKATFQLKINHKTQYNAYSNTPITSTTTPEVGRSLTTFGITPTMSSYLLAFIVAPYDVNERNGMGILARPQARNQTDYSLNVGIDLLKALGDWIDYPYSNVPAMTRMYMAAVPDFSAGAMENWGLLTYRETNILYRSDDSTSMQQQRIAAVISHEISHQWFGDLVTCEWWDVTWLNEGFARYFQFYGTALVETAWDLDHQFVVEQLQGVMQMDSLTSTHPMTHPVYTQSQVSGIFDNISYNKGAVTLRMMEHYLGTEKFQTALRAYIKDRAFKTTRPSDLFNVLNRYDPNARAFMEPWTVQSGYPLVTVTSHESGFTLTQKRFLVNEPNHSDQTTWPLPITYATDANGFSNTTPAIHTGRTMEIQMSGASDVKYFILNNQQLGYYRVNYDAILWGKISKALHSEGFGGIHVLNRAQIVDDLFNLARGDVVPYGTALEILEYLKEETEYAPWLAAVNGLTTLSRRIHAEDEKLFAAHILDIFSKAYDTVKFQAPGVSERRVFTYMRQNVLQWACNYGHDECSKAAVAEFDRYHKNPNIKVHPDLRQVVYCEGIRKGSMEHFEFLWNQYLTTNMATEQILILQGLGCASTSELINIMMDAITSPHVRSQDKSNAFTYVINNPYTLPHVSRYLQQNHAIWATAHGSYMNVASAFNNVLARLKSDSERDIISSFIETNKNTLGQAAYDSIKNGLGDYESNKQFTMRNRGEISEFLDKKINGGAATIFANLTMIVGLVMLVLARW; via the exons ATGACATTGGCGGAAAAACTAGCACTGGTGGCAATTGTCACCTATGCGTGCGTTGTGACATCAAGGGCTAGTCCACTAGAACCGGAACGGTACTTTTTGGTTGAGGCCGAACCACGTGCCCAGCAGGAAGATTTTCGGCTGAACGATGACGTGTGGCCTTCACACTATGATGTCGAGATTAAACCATACCTGGAACCGGAAGGAAACAAGGCACAGTTCACTTTCGACGGTAGCGCAAAGGTAACGGTGACCACCCAGAAACAGGATGTTATGCAAATCAAGCTGCACAAATCACGGATGGAGATCAGTGCTTGGAGCATTACCCGTAAATCGGATAACGCCGATATCCCGAGACAGCAGGAAATGTACGATGCTGAAACGGAAATTTTGACGCTTCCATTGAGCACGGCCCTTCAGGCCAACGCGGAATATGTGCTATCGTTTACATACGTCGGTAACATGGATGACGATATGCATGGATTCTACCGTAGCTATTATTGGTCCAACGGTGAGAAGGTGTGGATGGGATCAACACAGTTCCAGCAGACCCATGCACGTCGTGCCTTTCCATGCTTCGACGAACCTAAATTTAAGGCCACATTCCAGCTAAAGATCAACCACAAAACGCAGTACAATGCGTACTCCAATACACCGATCACGAGCACTACGACTCCTGA AGTTGGTCGCAGCTTAACAACGTTCGGCATTACTCCGACTATGTCGTCCTATCTACTAGCCTTCATTGTGGCACCGTATGATGTGAACGAACGCAATGGTATGGGCATTCTAGCTCGACCCCAGGCCAGAAACCAGACAGATTACAGTTTGAACGTAGGAATCGATCTACTGAAAGCTCTTGGAGACTGGATTGACTATCCTTACAGCAATGTTCCCGCAATGACACGCATGTACATGGCTGCCGTGCCAGATTTTTCGGCCGGTGCCATGGAAAACTGGGGACTGCTTACGTATCGCGAAACGAATATTCTTTATCGTTCGGATGATTCGACCAgcatgcagcagcagcgtatTGCAGCCGTTATTTCACATGAGATATCCCACCAGTGGTTCGGCGATCTTGTCACTTGCGAATGGTGGGACGTAACTTGGCTGAACGAGGGTTTCGCTCGCTACTTCCAATTCTATGGTACGGCACTCGTCGAGACGGCTTGGGATCTGGATCATCAGTTCGTGGTAGAACAACTTCAGGGTGTGATGCAGATGGACAGCTTGACGTCCACCCATCCCATGACACATCCCGTGTACACACAGTCTCAGGTTAGCGGCATCTTTGATAACATTTCCTACAACAAGGGAGCGGTCACGCTGCGTATGATGGAGCACTACCTCGGTACGGAAAAGTTCCAGACCGCGCTGAGAGCGTACATCAAAGATCGGGCATTTAAAACCACACGTCCATCAGACCTATTCAACGTTCTGAATCGCTACGATCCCAATGCCCGCGCTTTCATGGAACCATGGACGGTGCAGTCCGGTTATCCACTGGTCACCGTCACCAGTCATGAGAGTGGTTTTACCCTCACGCAGAAACGCTTCCTCGTCAACGAACCGAATCACTCAGATCAGACAACCTGGCCATTGCCAATTACCTATGCTACTGACGCGAATGGATTTTCCAACACGACACCCGCTATTCACACCGGAAGGACGATGGAAATTCAAATGTCGGGTGCCTCCGACGTTAAATACTTCATTCTCAACAACCAGCAGCTCGGGTATTATCGCGTAAACTATGATGCCATCCTGTGGGGTAAGATTAGTAAGGCGCTTCACAGCGAAGGATTCGGCGGAATTCATGTGCTCAACCGTGCGCAGATTGTTGACGATCTCTTCAATCTGGCACGTGGAGATGTTGTACCCTACGGAACAGCGTTGGAGATTTTGGAGTACCTAAAGGAAGAAACCGAATATGCACCATGGTTGGCAGCAGTCAATGGTCTCACCACACTGTCTCGCAGAATTCACGCTGAAGACGAAAAATTATTCGCG GCACACATCTTGGACATCTTTTCCAAGGCATACGACACCGTCAAATTCCAAGCACCGGGTGTATCCGAACGTCGGGTGTTTACGTACATGCGTCAGAATGTACTTCAATGGGCTTGCAATTATGGTCATGACGAGTGCAGCAAAGCTGCGGTAGCCGAATTCGATAGATACCACAAGAACCCGAACATCAA AGTTCACCCTGACTTGCGCCAGGTTGTATATTGTGAGGGAATTCGTAAAGGTTCTATGGAGCACTTTGAATTTTTGTGGAACCAGTATTTGACCACAAACATGGCAACGGAGCAAATTCTTATTCTGCAAGGATTGGGCTGCGCTTCAACGAGTGAACTGATTAAT ATTATGATGGATGCCATCACATCACCACACGTTCGGTCGCAAGATAAAAGCAACGCTTTTACCTACGTCATCAATAACCCATATACGCTACCGCATGTTTCGCGCTACCTTCAACAAAATCACGCCATTTGGGCTACAGC CCACGGCAGTTACATGAATGTTGCTTCTGCATTTAACAACGTTCTCGCCCGATTGAAGAGCGACAGTGAGCGCGATATTATCAGCAGCTTCATTGAGACGAACAAGAACACACTAGGCCAGGCTGCCTATGATTCGATCAAGAATGGATTGGGGGATTATGAAAGCAATAAGCAGTTTACCATGAGAAACCGTGGAGAAATCAGTGAGTTCCTGGACAAGAAAATCAATGGGGGTGCAGCCACCATTTTTGCCAATTTGACGATGATTGTTGGATTGGTCATGCTAGTACTAGCACGTTGgtga
- the LOC128718086 gene encoding membrane alanyl aminopeptidase-like: MNVRVETAALVVSLVSFLSLNVSCTPLHPKLFDEVEVEPRVQLEQYRLNDDVLPSHYDIEIKPYFEAENEKKAFTFDGHTVISVTASKENVAQIRLHKANMNITSWSVMRKSNSRLVRSENETYDEETQILTLHLNETLLKNVEYLMVFNYVGVMEENMRGFYRSYFYENGMKVWLGSTQFEQTEARRAFPCFDEPKFKATFQLKLSYKPLQYEIFSNTRITKSDVIGNNRTLATFGITPKMSTYLLAFIVAPYSTSGDGILQILSRPEASNQTAYGIDQGLRLLQALGDWIQYPFNNVTEIQRMYMAAVPDFAAGAMENWGLITYRESSLLYVPEDATSLQQQRIATIISHELAHQWFGNLITCEWWDVTWLNEGFATYFEYFGTALVEPTWELEQQFVVEKLHTAMQTDGALSTHPMTHPVYTQAQAAAIFDTISYNKGGVVLRMLEHHMTKEVFKNAIVEYVKERQFSASRPEHLFAVLDKHNYSASAFMKPWTTQPGFPLVTVTANANGFTIIQQRFLANHTDHEDELLWPLPITFATNGDEFANTKPTVVTSESYNIYMKNATDVKYFILNNQQVGYYRVHYADELWDKISTALRTRGFEGIHVLNRAQIVDDLFNLAKADVMGYRKALDILEYLKEETEYAPWFAAANGLAALSLRIHSEDEKLFAQHVMDIFAKVYEYVQFQAPPHSEHRLHTYLRRLVLDWTCRYGHEGCSTSALKEFESFRANSSAKVHPDLRQVVYCEGMRRGSHEQFDFLLNLYLTTNVATEQQLALQGMSCATEKAVIHKYLNFTSSPDVRRQDKGAALTLLLNNQNALESAASYLIENSGHWAEAHGGYEKVAMALGGILTRVKDVTVRETIAQFAEASKDVLGTDAYELISKGLEEYDNNQQFTMNHRDEILGFLSLKTASGSSRTVIANVVVALCLVLLAVW, encoded by the exons ATGAACGTGCGTGTGGAAACCGCCGCCTTGGTGGTTAGCCTGGTGAGCTTTCTCAGTCTTAACGTTTCCTGTACACCCCTGCACCCGAAACTGTTCGATGAAGTTGAGGTCGAACCACGCGTCCAACTGGAACAGTACCGGCTAAACGATGACGTGCTGCCTTCTCACTATGACATCGAAATTAAGCCGTATTTTGAAGctgaaaacgaaaagaaagcattTACATTCGATGGTCACACTGTCATCAGTGTTACCGCGTCGAAGGAAAACGTTGCGCAGATCAGACTGCATAAGGCAAACATGAACATTACGTCCTGGAGCGTGATGCGCAAAAGCAACAGTAGGTTGGTGCGCAGCGAAAACGAAACGTACGACGAGGAAACGCAAATTCTGACGCTACATCTTAACGAAACATTGCTGAAAAATGTCGAGTACCTTATGGTGTTTAACTACGTTGGCGTGATGGAAGAAAATATGCGTGGATTCTACCGAAGTTACTTCTACGAGAATGGAATGAAAGTGTGGCTTGGATCGACACAGTTTGAGCAAACAGAGGCACGTCGGGCGTTTCCGTGCTTTGATGAGCCCAAGTTCAAGGCGACATTTCAGCTGAAGCTAAGCTACAAACCTCTCCAATACGAAATATTCTCCAACACGCGGATCACCAAAAGCGATGTCATTGG CAACAATCGCACATTGGCAACGTTTGGCATCACACCGAAAATGTCCACGTATCTGCTTGCGTTCATCGTTGCACCGTACAGTACGAGCGGAGACGGTATTTTACAAATTCTATCACGTCCAGAAGCCTCCAACCAGACAGCGTACGGTATTGACCAGGGTCTGCGGCTGCTGCAAGCATTGGGCGATTGGATACAGTATCCATTCAACAATGTGACGGAGATTCAACGCATGTATATGGCGGCAGTGCCCGACTTTGCCGCAGGAGCAATGGAAAACTGGGGTTTAATCACGTACCGCGAGTCAAGCTTACTATACGTGCCGGAAGACGCTACCAgtctgcagcagcagcgcatCGCAACGATCATCTCGCACGAGCTGGCTCACCAGTGGTTTGGAAATTTGATCACCTGCGAATGGTGGGATGTAACCTGGTTAAATGAAGGGTTCGCTACATATTTCGAGTATTTCGGTACCGCCCTCGTTGAACCGACTTGGGAGCTAGAGCAACAGTTTGTGGTCGAGAAGCTGCACACTGCCATGCAAACGGACGGTGCCTTGTCGACCCACCCAATGACACATCCGGTCTACACACAGGCCCAGGCAGCCGCTATATTCGATACCATTTCCTACAACAAGGGTGGCGTTGTGTTGCGAATGTTGGAACACCACATGACGAAAGAGGTATTTAAGAACGCTATTGTAGAGTATGTGAAAGAGCGGCAATTTAGCGCGTCGCGTCCGGAGCATCTTTTTGCTGTGCTGGATAAACACAATTACAGTGCGAGTGCTTTCATGAAACCCTGGACAACTCAGCCAGGATTCCCCCTTGTGACCGTTACCGCCAATGCAAATGGATTCACCATCATCCAGCAACGGTTCCTTGCTAATCACACCGATCATGAAGATGAACTGCTCTGGCCGTTACCGATTACGTTTGCTACCAATGGGGATGAATTCGCAAACACTAAACCAACGGTTGTTACTTCAGAGTCGTACAATATTTACATGAAAAATGCTACCGACGTGAAATACTTCATCCTCAACAACCAGCAGGTGGGTTACTATCGCGTACATTACGCGGACGAGTTGTGGGATAAGATCAGTACGGCACTGCGCACCAGAGGCTTCGAGGGCATCCATGTGCTCAACCGTGCACAGATTGTTGACGATTTGTTCAATCTGGCCAAAGCGGACGTCATGGGATATCGCAAAGCGTTAGATATATTGGAGTACCTCAAAGAGGAAACCGAGTACGCGCCATGGTTTGCCGCTGCCAACGGATTGGCCGCACTGTCGCTAAGGATTCATTCGGAGGATGAGAAGTTATTTGCG CAACACGTCATGGACATTTTTGCCAAAGTCTACGAGTATGTCCAATTTCAAGCACCTCCACACTCGGAGCATCGATTACACACTTACCTGCGACGTTTGGTACTCGACTGGACCTGTCGCTACGGGCATGAAGGCTGCAGTACGAGTGCTTTGAAGGAATTTGAATCATTCCGTGCCAATTCGAGTGCAAA AGTTCATCCCGACCTGCGCCAGGTGGTGTACTGTGAAGGTATGCGCAGAGGATCGCACGAGCAGTTTGATTTCCTCTTAAATCTATACCTCACGACAAATGTGGCTACGGAGCAACAGCTCGCGTTGCAGGGCATGAGTTGTGCAACAGAGAAAGCAGTTATTCAT AAATATTTGAACTTCACAAGCTCACCAGACGTTCGTAGACAGGATAAGGGAGCCGCGCTAACACTGCTGCTAAACAATCAGAACGCACTGGAATCGGCTGCATCCTACCTAATAGAAAACAGTGGCCACTGGGCTGAAGC TCATGGAGGCTACGAAAAGGTTGCGATGGCCCTCGGTGGTATCCTTACACGAGTGAAGGATGTGACTGTGCGGGAAACTATTGCACAATTCGCCGAAGCTAGTAAAGATGTACTGGGAACGGATGCGTACGAACTCATCAGCAAGGGACTGGAGGAATATGACAACAATCAACAGTTTACCATGAATCACCGCGATGAGATACTCGGATTCCTTTCTCTGAAAACTGCCAGCGGTTCGTCACGGACTGTTATCGCCAACGTTGTTGTAGCGCTGTGCTTGGTACTGTTAGCGGTGTGGTAG